From Larus michahellis chromosome 8, bLarMic1.1, whole genome shotgun sequence, one genomic window encodes:
- the LRRC8B gene encoding volume-regulated anion channel subunit LRRC8B: protein MITLTELKLLADAQSSYHILKPWWDVFWYYLTMIMLLVAVLAGALQLTQTRVLCCLPCKLEFDNHCAVPWDLVKANLNMSASSTAQIIIPLKIQNDLHRQQYSYIDAVCYERQLHWFAKFFPYLVLLHTFIFAACSNFWLYYPSTSSRLEHFVAILQKCFDSPWTTRALSETVAEQSVRKLPIAKSKAVISSPGSSVDIGASRQSLPYSQPGLETTGRENSSSVLDKKEGEQAKAIFEKVKKFRVHVEEKDVIYTVYMKQIIVKVIVFVIIITYVPYYLSFITLEIDCVVNVQAFTGYKRYQCVYSLAEIFKVLASFYVVLVIFYGLTCTYSLWWMLRSSLKQYSFEKLREKSNYSDIPDVKNDFAFILHLADQYDPLYSQRFSIFLSDLSENKLKQINLNNEWSVEKLKNKLVRNSQDKIELHLFMLSGLPDSVFELTEIEVLSLELIPEAKLPSAVTQLINLKELNVYHSSVTMDYPAVSFLEENLKTLRLKSSEMGRIPFWVFHLKNLQELCLTGYFMLDHHNSIYNESFQGLKNLRSICLKNNLSRIPQVVTDLPSLQHLSINNEGNKLIVLNNLKKLVNLRTLELICCDLERIPHSIFTLNNLHEIDLKENNLRTVEEIISFQHLKNLSCLKLWHNSISYVPVQIGALSNLEQLYLNYNNIKNVPLQLFLCKKLHYLDLSYNKLTSIPEEIGYLTNLQYLALTKNHIEMLPDGLFQCKKLQFLLLGNNSLMNLSPCVGQLLNLVQLELIGNYLESLPAELEECQFLKRNSLIVEERLLKTLPPRVRERLQTCSDKC from the exons ATGATCACGCTAACAGAACTCAAACTCTTAGCAGATGCCCAGTCATCATACCACATCCTAAAACCATGGTGGGATGTCTTCTGGTATTACCTCACCATGATAATGCTGCTAGTTGCTGTGCTCGCTGGGGCCCTCCAGCTTACTCAAACCAGAGTATTGTGTTGTCTTCCTTGCAAGCTAGAATTTGACAATCATTGTGCCGTGCCTTGGGATTTAGTTAAAGCCAACCTTAACATGTCGGCTAGCTCTACAGCACAGATAATCATCCCGCTTAAAATCCAGAATGATCTCCATCGGCAGCAGTATTCCTATATTGATGCAGTATGTTATGAGAGACAGCTTCACTGGTTTGCCAAATTTTTTCCATACCTAGTGCTTCTGCATACCTTTATTTTTGCAGCTTGCAGTAATTTCTGGCTTTACTATCCTAGTACAAGTTCCAGGCTTGAGCACTTTGTAGCCATTCTTCAGAAGTGTTTTGATTCTCCATGGACAACGCGTGCCCTCTCAGAAACAGTTGCCGAGCAGTCTGTGAGGAAGTTGCCAatagccaaatcaaaagcagtgaTTTCATCACCTGGGAGTTCAGTAGATATAGGGGCCAGCAGGCAGTCCCTACCATACTCGCAACCTGGCTTGGAAACAACTGGAAGAGAAAATTCTTCAAGTGTTCTTGACAAAAAAGAAGGGGAACAAGCTAAAGCTATAtttgaaaaagtgaagaaattcaGAGTACATGTGGAAGAGAAGGATGTCATATATACAGTGTACATGAAACAGATTATAGTGAAAGTCATTgtatttgtaataataataacttATGTCCCCTACTATTTATCATTTATTACACTTGAAATTGATTGTGTAGTTAATGTTCAAGCCTTTACGGGCTACAAAAGGTACCAGTGTGTTTATTCGCTAGCagaaatttttaaagttttggcttctttttatgttgttttaGTGATCTTCTATGGCTTAACTTGTACTTACAGTTTGTGGTGGATGTTAAGAAGTTCACTTAAGCAATATTCTTTTGAGAAGTTGAGAGAGAAAAGTAATTACAGTGATATACCTGATGTAAAGAATGACTTTGCGTTTATTCTCCACTTGGCAGATCAGTATGATCCTCTTTATTCCCAACGATTCTCAATATTCCTATCTGATTTGagtgaaaacaaactgaaacagataAATCTTAACAACGAATGGtcagtggaaaaactgaaaaataaactagTAAGAAATTCCCAAGACAAGATTGAACTTCACCTTTTCATGTTAAGTGGTCTTCCGGACAGTGTTTTTGAACTAACAGAAATAGAAGTCCTAAGCCTGGAACTTATTCCTGAAGCCAAACTTCCTTCAGCTGTGACCCAGCTAATCAATCTCAAAGAACTCAATGTTTATCATTCATCAGTAACTATGGATTATCCAGCAGTCagctttttagaagaaaatctgaaaacattGCGCCTGAAATCTAGTGAGATGGGAAGAATTCCATTTTGGGTCTTTCATCTAAAAAACCTACAAGAATTGTGCTTAACAGGATATTTCATGCTAGATCATCACAACTCCATATACAATGAAAGCTTTCAGGGGCTAAAAAATCTGAGATCAATTTGCTTAAAAAACAACCTCTCCCGTATACCTCAAGTGGTTACAGATCTGCCTTCTTTACAACACTTGTCTATCAACAATGAGGGAAATAAACTGATAGTGCTAAATAACCTGAAGAAGCTGGTAAACCTGAGAACCTTGGAATTAATCTGCTGTGATTTAGAGCGCATTCCCCATTCCATTTTTACCCTAAACAATTTGCATGAAATcgacttaaaagaaaataatctcagaaCAGTGGAAGAAATAATTAGTTTTCAACATCTTAAGAACCTTTCTTGCTTAAAATTGTGGCACAACAGTATTTCATATGTCCCAGTGCAGATTGGTGCGTTATCAAATCTGGAACAATTGTATctaaattataataatattaaaaatgttccATTGCAgctatttctttgtaaaaaattacattatttggaTCTTAGCTACAATAAGCTAACCTCCATCCCTGAAGAAATCGGTTACCTCACCAATCTGCAGTACTTGGCTTTGACAAAAAACCAT aTTGAAATGCTGCCTGATGgattatttcagtgcaaaaagcTGCAATTTCTTCTTCTGGGAAATAACAGTCTAATGAATTTATCCCCTTGTGTGGGTCAGCTACTGAATCTTGTTCAATTAGAGCTCATTGGAAACTATCTTGAATCACTTCCTGCTGAACTGGAAGAATGTCAGTTCCTAAAGCGGAATAGTCTAATCGTAGAAGAAAGGTTGTTAAAAACACTTCCACCTCGCGTAAGAGAGCGTTTGCAGACGTGCTCAGATAAGTGCTAA